Within the Methanobacterium sp. BRmetb2 genome, the region AGATAAAGTTAGTGCCGATTAAAAAGAAAAATATTATTTCCATTTTTTCATCTAGTTTTTATCGTTCAATATTAAGCAAATAGAAGCGTTTTTTACTAATTAAAGGGACTCTCGTCACAAAATAGGTTAATTTATTAGTTAAAAGAAAGAAATTTATATTAAATTTAATAGTACATGACTAAATTCATACATTTAAAGCTAGTTTCAGTGTAATGCCACCCCACCCTACACCAGTACATGGAAAAACCGTGCCTATGCAGAACACAGGAATGCCAATAACAGCGCTGATACTAGCAGTTCTTATGGTTTTAGGCTGAATGGTAACTAGTAAAAAATAAATCCCCTATTTTTTCTTTTTTTCTTTTTTAAACTTAAAAAAAAGTATATCCAGAATTAGTTTTTTCCCGGAGACAATTTAATACTAATTATTAAAAAGATACGCTCTAATCTTTTTTCTTACCAATAAATCCTGCCACTATTCCTCTGTAAAGTTCTAAATCGGATTTTTTAAGTATAATTAAATCTGATATTCGGTTTTCAGAAACTCTGCTGAAATACACTAGAGTTAGAATTGCACTTACTGTGTATGAAACAGTGGATGCCAGTGCAGAACCAGAAATGCCTAATACTGGAATTAGCAAGAAATTAAGGGGTATATTTACAACCAGTGATGTTATGGAGATGTAGGTATTGATGATGGGCTTGCCGCGGCCGGCCAGTTCATTTCCCAACACTTTACAAATGCTTAAGGCCACTATTCCTGGTATTAAATACCATAAAGGTTCCACTGATGGTAAATATTCATTACCAAAAAGCAGTACAATAATGAATTTCCCAAATACAAATAGGATTACTCCTAATACAAGGGTTATAAAAAAAGCGTTACGAGAAATTAGTGGTGTGGATTTGTTAACATCTTCTGTTTTTAATTTAGGAGTTCTCGAAAGAAGTAAAGTTCCAACAGCGTTGGGAAAGTACCACAGTGCCTCCACCAAACTAACGGCTATGGTGTAGTAACCAACACTGGCTGCACCCAAAAGCATGTTTAATATGAGCATGTCAATTCGGTAGTTGAAAAATTGTATAACTGTGCCAATATAACCTTTAACACCAAATTTTATGCTTTCTTGGAATATTTCAAGTTTAAATGATAATCTTTTAATGGTTTTCACCCGAAATATCAATAACAAGGATGTCAATAAAACTGCCAGAACATAAGATATTATAACTCCCTGAACTCCCCCATTCAGAATAAGGAAGTTCACGAAGATAAAAATAAGATACATCAAATTTTGTAGTATGGTGGTTAAGTTATACTCCTTTATACGGTACTGGCCCAATAAAATATACTGCAGATAATTTATTAAAAGCATGAATGGCACTATAAAACTTATAATCACCAGTAACTCAGCGCCAGTTTGTGGAATAAGATTTTCAGAGAAATATAAAAAATAGATTATTCCCACAACAATTAAAAGGGATCCTAATATTATGGAAGATACTATGGAATTATTGGTTAATTCTTCCCAGGAATACTTCTTTTTTCCTCCAAAAAAGATATTGGAAAGTCCGATACCCAGATTTCCGAACATGGAAAGTAAGGTTAACACTACAACTACCAAACTCATAATACCCAAGCCGCTGGGGCCTAAATAACGGGCATTTACAATAGAAATTATAGTTATTAACACAGTGGCCAATATCTGGGTGAAAAACAATGAAAAGGTATGCTTTAAAAAGGTCATTTTATATTCTCATCCACTTATTTTAAAAATTATAATAATTTACTTAGAAAAATACAGATTTAAATTTAATTTTCTCCATAACTTTCTAGTATCTTGCATATTTTCTTTGATGCCTGCCCATTACCAAAAACATTTTCGTACTGTCCTTTTGGATTAAAAACATCCACTACATTTATTATTTCATCTTTATCCAAAAAGTTATTTTTACTTTCAGTGAAAATTGTGTTCCATCCTTCCAGTACAGTTTCAGGCCATCCAGTAGAAGAATCTATTGTGATACAGGGTACTCTGGCAAAAAATGCTTCTTTTTGCAAACCACCAGAATCAGTGACAATCCTACAGGCATTTCGAGTTAGTATATTCATGTCCAAATATCCTACTGGTTTTATTAATTGAATATTAGGATTTTCCTGTAGAGCATCATATAATCCATATTCATTCAGATATTTTACTGTACGGGGATGAACTGGAAAAACAATTTTATAATTAGCTGAAAGGTCATCAAATGCATGGGTTATGGCTTTCAAGTTTTCAATTGAATCAGTATTCCTAGCCCGGTGAATGGTGGTTAATATATACTCACCCCTATCCAATCCCAGTTCTTCCAATATACTTGAAGATTCATCTGCCTTTTTTGAGAAGAATTGGAAGAGATCTAACATTACATCTCCCGTCAAGTGTACTGCATCCTTTAATCCTTCTTTATAAAGATTTTCTGCTGCATAGGGTGTGGGGGCAAAAAGTAGGGTGGATATATGGTCAGTTATAATACGGTTCACCTCTTCTGGAACCGATTTATCATACATACGGGGACCAGCTTCCACGTGAGCTATAGGAAGGTTCAATTTGGAAGCAGTGATTGCTGCAGCCAGAGTGGAGTTGGTATCCCCATACAAAAGTACCATGTCGGGTGATTCTTCCTGGAATTTTTCCTCCAGTTTAATCATCATCTTCGCGGTTTGGGCCGCATGTGAACCAGATCCAACCTCCAGATTATAATCTGGTTGGGGTATTCCCATTTCCTTGAAAAATATTTCAGAAAGTTCAATGTTATAATGCTGACCAGTGTGAATAATAATTTCTTCATTGTTCTTTCTCAACTCATTTGATACCAGAGCAGCCTTAATAAACTGAGGTCTTGCACCTAATACAGTTATTATCTTCATAAAATCATCTTTTAAATCTATAATATACAAATTACGCTTAAATCATCTAAATTAGAGTTATAACTTAATATAATAATCAGATTCATCAGTTTTGAGTTTTAGAGCGTTGCGTGTGTCTACGATAATTATTTCATCTTTTTTAACCATGTTTATCATGGTGGGGTTTTCTATGAATGCATCATGATCAGTTACGATGATGGCACAGTCAGCCCATTTTAGGGAGGTTTTCAGATCTTTTTCTGAGTGGAATGGTCCGTATCGGGTTTTTATACAACTTGTGTGCGGGTCGTATACTTTTACTTGTGATCCGGCTTCTTTTAGTTCTTCAATAATGTTTACTGCAGGTGATTCTCGGGTGTCGCTGATATTGGATTTGTAGGCCATGCCCAGTACCAGGATTTTGGAACCTCGCAGCTTTTTGTCTATCTTTTTAAGCCCTTTTTTGGCCAAGTTCACAGTGTGTATGGGCATGAAGTCGTTTATTTCCCCGGCAGTTTCAATAAAACGGGGTATTATGCCGAAGTGTTTGGCTCTATAAGAGAGGTAGTATGGATCCAGTGGTATGCAGTGACCTCCCACCCCTGGTCCGGGATAGAAGGGCATAAATCCATAGGGTTTGGTTTTGGCTGCTTCGATTGACTCCCATAGATCAATATCCATTTTTTCAAATATGAGTGATAATTCATTTACCAGTGCAATGTTAACGTTTCTGAAGATATTTTCTATCATTTTCACAGCTTCTGCCGTCTTACAATCCTTTACTTCAATTACGTTGCCAGTCACATCTTCAAAAAGCATTTTACATATGCTGGTAAATTCTGGAGTTAATCCACCCACCACATTAGCTGTGTTTTCAATTTTGTATTTTTTGTTTCCGGGATCAACCCTTTCTGGAGAGTAGGCTAATCCAAAATCTTCACCTACTTTCAGGTTACTGGTCTCTTCCAGGATGGGTGCCAGGAAATCTTCGGTGGTGCCCGGGTAGGTTGTGCTTTTTAATATCACAAACTGGCCTTTGTGGAGAATTTTACCCAATGTTTCACCAGCATTCTCAATATAAGATAAATCCGGACTCTTATCTTCACGCAATGGAGTGGGAACCGCTATAATTATAAAATCACATTTTTCCAACTTTTGGTAATCACTGGTGGGGTGGAATGAGTTTAAATTCAGATCTTCATCTTTCACATCCTCGATGTATGATTTTCCCTGCTGGAGAATCTCTACCTTTTCCGGTTTATTATTATATCCTATTACTTTGAATTTTTTTGAAAAAGAAACAGCTAAAGGCAAACCAACATAACCTAAACCCACAATACCCACAACTGCAGATTCATCATTAACTTTATCTCTTAAATCAGCAACCCAACTCATAGATAATCCTCCTTAAAAAAATTGAATATGTTAAACAGATTTTTTATAAATATTCCCTATTTAAATTAAGTTATGACATAAATAAAATATTTTAATCTTATTAAATAAATTAATTCGATTTTATTTAATGGATTTATTTTAATTTTTTATAATCCATTATAGTTTCTTCCAACTCTTTTATAAGATTTACATCAGGATTAAAACCGAATACATTAGCATTGGATATATCAGCCCAGGAATGTTTAATTTCCCCTGATTGCGGATCAGCGTAGTTAGGTTCTATATCCAATCCCATAATATCTTTTATAGTTTCAAATAACTGGTTAATTGATATGGATTTACCACCTGCAATATTAAAATTACCTGAAATTCGGGATTTACAGGCCTTTATATTTGCATCTACCACATGATCTATGTAAATAAAATCACGGGT harbors:
- a CDS encoding UDP-N-acetylglucosamine 2-epimerase (non-hydrolyzing) — translated: MKIITVLGARPQFIKAALVSNELRKNNEEIIIHTGQHYNIELSEIFFKEMGIPQPDYNLEVGSGSHAAQTAKMMIKLEEKFQEESPDMVLLYGDTNSTLAAAITASKLNLPIAHVEAGPRMYDKSVPEEVNRIITDHISTLLFAPTPYAAENLYKEGLKDAVHLTGDVMLDLFQFFSKKADESSSILEELGLDRGEYILTTIHRARNTDSIENLKAITHAFDDLSANYKIVFPVHPRTVKYLNEYGLYDALQENPNIQLIKPVGYLDMNILTRNACRIVTDSGGLQKEAFFARVPCITIDSSTGWPETVLEGWNTIFTESKNNFLDKDEIINVVDVFNPKGQYENVFGNGQASKKICKILESYGEN
- a CDS encoding UDP-N-acetyl-D-glucosamine dehydrogenase, which encodes MSWVADLRDKVNDESAVVGIVGLGYVGLPLAVSFSKKFKVIGYNNKPEKVEILQQGKSYIEDVKDEDLNLNSFHPTSDYQKLEKCDFIIIAVPTPLREDKSPDLSYIENAGETLGKILHKGQFVILKSTTYPGTTEDFLAPILEETSNLKVGEDFGLAYSPERVDPGNKKYKIENTANVVGGLTPEFTSICKMLFEDVTGNVIEVKDCKTAEAVKMIENIFRNVNIALVNELSLIFEKMDIDLWESIEAAKTKPYGFMPFYPGPGVGGHCIPLDPYYLSYRAKHFGIIPRFIETAGEINDFMPIHTVNLAKKGLKKIDKKLRGSKILVLGMAYKSNISDTRESPAVNIIEELKEAGSQVKVYDPHTSCIKTRYGPFHSEKDLKTSLKWADCAIIVTDHDAFIENPTMINMVKKDEIIIVDTRNALKLKTDESDYYIKL